A window from Falco naumanni isolate bFalNau1 chromosome 3, bFalNau1.pat, whole genome shotgun sequence encodes these proteins:
- the LOC121085610 gene encoding uncharacterized protein LOC121085610 isoform X2 yields MPVTKRQIRQALGLFGYCRQWIENYSFKVKFLYEQLSKDKIPKWTPQDQEQFASLKRELSQAPVLSLPDLKRPFHLFVNIHEGTAFGVLTQEWAGQKKPVAYLSKLLDPVSRGWPSCLQIIVAAALLLEETNRITFNGEVVLYAPHNIRGVLQQKAEKWLTDSRLLKYEGILIESPKLSLKTIGAVNPAEFLYPGEGNELLHNCFQTIEQQTRIRPDLEEEELQCGEILFIDGSSRIMEGKRLSGYAIVKLEKGEFKTIESGPLSASWSAQACELYALWKALVSLKEKDGTIYTDSRYAFGVVHTFGKIWEERGFVNSQGKELIHPELIRRVLGALKMPNKIAVVHIKGHQRGTSYQVRGNNAADTEAKRVAGNYSTILTIQQIPVSKNLSFESAEKEKLEQMGAKEQDETAVRTAERGWTHASRIKGPVTRPHWKVISTPVKAAK; encoded by the exons ATGCCTGTCACTAAGAGGCAAATTCGGCAGGCATTAGGGCTATTTGGGTATTGTAGGCAATGGATAGAGAACTAcagctttaaagttaaattcttaTATGAACAACTgtctaaagacaaaatacccAAGTGGACCCCTCAGGATCAAGAACAGTTTGCCAGTCTCAAAAGGGAGCTAAGTCAAGCACCGGTTTTAAGCCTCCCAGATTTAAAGCGGCCATTCCATTTATTTGTTAACATACATGAAGGAACGGCATTCGGAGTATTAACTCAGGAATGGGCCGGACAAAAGAAACCGGTGGCATACTTATCAAAGCTGTTGGACCCTGTGAGCAGGGGTTGGCCGAGTTGTTTACAAATcattgttgctgctgccttattACTTGAGGAAACGAATCGCATTACCTTTAATGGAGAAGTTGTCTTATATGCGCCTCATAACATCAGGGGAGTGttacaacaaaaagcagaaaaatggcttacagaTAGCCGATTATTGAAGTATGAGGGAATACTTATAGAATCCCCTAAACTATCTTTGAAAACTATTGGAGCAGTTAACCCCGCTGAATTTTTGTACCCAGGAGAAGGTAATGAACTATTGCACAATTGTTTTCAAACAATTGAACAACAGACACGTATTAGGCCAGacttagaagaagaagaactaCAATGTggagaaatattatttatagaTGGGTCATCACGAATAATGGAAGGTAAACGATTGTCCGGATATGCCATCGTTAAGttggaaaaaggagaatttaagaCAATAGAATCAGGCCCGCTGAGTGCCAGCTGGTCGGCTCAAGCCTGTGAGCTGTATGCATTGTGGAAAGCATTAGTgtcactgaaggaaaaggatggAACTATATATACAGACTCACGCTATGCGTTCGGAGTAGTACACACTTTTGGGAAAatatgggaggaaagaggattcGTTaactcacagggaaaagaactgaTACACCCGGAATTAATTCGGCGAGTTCTGGGggcattaaaaatgccaaataaaatagcagttgtACATATAAAGGGACACCAGCGAGGTACAAGTTACCAAGTTAGGGGAAATAATGCAGCGGATACAGAGGCAAAACGAGTTGCAGGCAATTATAGTACGATTTTAACTATACAACAAATACCTGTTAGTAAAAATTTGAGTTTTgagtctgcagaaaaggaaaaactagaacAAATGGGAGCTAAGGAACAGGATG aaacagctgtccGAACTGCTGAGCGTGGATGGACTCATGCCAGTCGCATTAAAGGCCCAGTGACGAGACCCCACTGGAAAGTAATCAGTACACCAG TTAAAGCTGCAAAATAG
- the LOC121085610 gene encoding uncharacterized protein LOC121085610 isoform X1 — MPVTKRQIRQALGLFGYCRQWIENYSFKVKFLYEQLSKDKIPKWTPQDQEQFASLKRELSQAPVLSLPDLKRPFHLFVNIHEGTAFGVLTQEWAGQKKPVAYLSKLLDPVSRGWPSCLQIIVAAALLLEETNRITFNGEVVLYAPHNIRGVLQQKAEKWLTDSRLLKYEGILIESPKLSLKTIGAVNPAEFLYPGEGNELLHNCFQTIEQQTRIRPDLEEEELQCGEILFIDGSSRIMEGKRLSGYAIVKLEKGEFKTIESGPLSASWSAQACELYALWKALVSLKEKDGTIYTDSRYAFGVVHTFGKIWEERGFVNSQGKELIHPELIRRVLGALKMPNKIAVVHIKGHQRGTSYQVRGNNAADTEAKRVAGNYSTILTIQQIPVSKNLSFESAEKEKLEQMGAKEQDETAVRTAERGWTHASRIKGPVTRPHWKVISTPGDQDNIEKIKL, encoded by the exons ATGCCTGTCACTAAGAGGCAAATTCGGCAGGCATTAGGGCTATTTGGGTATTGTAGGCAATGGATAGAGAACTAcagctttaaagttaaattcttaTATGAACAACTgtctaaagacaaaatacccAAGTGGACCCCTCAGGATCAAGAACAGTTTGCCAGTCTCAAAAGGGAGCTAAGTCAAGCACCGGTTTTAAGCCTCCCAGATTTAAAGCGGCCATTCCATTTATTTGTTAACATACATGAAGGAACGGCATTCGGAGTATTAACTCAGGAATGGGCCGGACAAAAGAAACCGGTGGCATACTTATCAAAGCTGTTGGACCCTGTGAGCAGGGGTTGGCCGAGTTGTTTACAAATcattgttgctgctgccttattACTTGAGGAAACGAATCGCATTACCTTTAATGGAGAAGTTGTCTTATATGCGCCTCATAACATCAGGGGAGTGttacaacaaaaagcagaaaaatggcttacagaTAGCCGATTATTGAAGTATGAGGGAATACTTATAGAATCCCCTAAACTATCTTTGAAAACTATTGGAGCAGTTAACCCCGCTGAATTTTTGTACCCAGGAGAAGGTAATGAACTATTGCACAATTGTTTTCAAACAATTGAACAACAGACACGTATTAGGCCAGacttagaagaagaagaactaCAATGTggagaaatattatttatagaTGGGTCATCACGAATAATGGAAGGTAAACGATTGTCCGGATATGCCATCGTTAAGttggaaaaaggagaatttaagaCAATAGAATCAGGCCCGCTGAGTGCCAGCTGGTCGGCTCAAGCCTGTGAGCTGTATGCATTGTGGAAAGCATTAGTgtcactgaaggaaaaggatggAACTATATATACAGACTCACGCTATGCGTTCGGAGTAGTACACACTTTTGGGAAAatatgggaggaaagaggattcGTTaactcacagggaaaagaactgaTACACCCGGAATTAATTCGGCGAGTTCTGGGggcattaaaaatgccaaataaaatagcagttgtACATATAAAGGGACACCAGCGAGGTACAAGTTACCAAGTTAGGGGAAATAATGCAGCGGATACAGAGGCAAAACGAGTTGCAGGCAATTATAGTACGATTTTAACTATACAACAAATACCTGTTAGTAAAAATTTGAGTTTTgagtctgcagaaaaggaaaaactagaacAAATGGGAGCTAAGGAACAGGATG aaacagctgtccGAACTGCTGAGCGTGGATGGACTCATGCCAGTCGCATTAAAGGCCCAGTGACGAGACCCCACTGGAAAGTAATCAGTACACCAGGTGACCAAGATAACATTGAGAAGATAAAGTTATGA